Proteins from one Bactrocera neohumeralis isolate Rockhampton chromosome 3, APGP_CSIRO_Bneo_wtdbg2-racon-allhic-juicebox.fasta_v2, whole genome shotgun sequence genomic window:
- the LOC126753386 gene encoding fructose-1,6-bisphosphatase 1 isoform X1, with the protein MAATTKKNMETGQAFDSNAMTLTRFVLQEQRKFKHATGDLSQLLNCIQTAIKAIASAVRKAGIAKLHGIAGDINVQGEEVKKLDVLSNELFINMLKSSYTTALLVSEENENVIEVELERQGKYVVCFDPLDGSSNIDCLVSIGSIFAIYRRQTEGEPTIQDALQPGNKIVAAGYALYGSATAIVLSLGAGVNGFTYDPAIGEFILTDPNMRVPEKGKIYSINEGYASDWDAGVFGYIAAKKDPSKGKPYGARYVGSMVADVHRTIKYGGIFIYPATKSAPNGKLRLMYECNPMAFLMTQAGGLASDGRIDILDIVPQKIHERSPIFLGSKQDVEEALSYVQAAQK; encoded by the exons ATGGCAGCAACCACCAAAA agaatatggaGACCGGTCAAGCGTTCGATTCCAATGCCATGACATTGACGCGCTTTGTGCTGCAGGAGCAACGCAAGTTCAAACATGCCACCGGCGATCTCTCACAATTGCTCAACTGCATACAGACAGCCATCAAGGCCATCGCCTCGGCGGTGCGTAAAGCTGGCATAGCCAAATTGCATGGCATAGCGGGCGATATCAATGTGCAAGGTGAGGAGGTGAAGAAACTGGATGTGCTTTCGAATGAACTATTTATCAATATGTTAAAATCATCATACACCACGGCGCTGCTGGTGTCCGAGGAGAATGAGAATGTGATTGAGGTGGAGTTGGAGCGACAG GGTAAATATGTGGTCTGCTTCGATCCGCTCGACGGTTCTTCGAACATCGATTGTTTGGTCTCGATCGGTTCCATCTTCGCCATCTACCGGCGTCAAACCGAAGGTGAACCCACCATACAAGATGCATTGCAGCCGGGTAATAAAATTGTTGCCGCCGGTTATGCGCTCTATGGTTCAGCCACTGCTATTGTATTGAGTTTGGGTGCGGGCGTTAATGGTTTCACTTACGATCCGGCAATTGGTGAATTCATTTTGACCGATCCGAATATGCGTGTACCGGAAAAGGGTAAAATCTATTCGATTAACGAGGGTTATGCCTCCGATTGGGATGCGGGCGTATTCGGTTATATTGCTGCTAAAAAGGATCCCAGCAAAGGTAAACCATATGGTGCACGCTATGTTGGCTCGATGGTGGCCGATGTACATCGTACCATTAAATATGGTGGCATTTTCATTTATCCTGCAACTAAATCGGCGCCAAACGGTAAATTGCGTCTGATGTACGAATGCAATCCGATGGCATTTTTGATGACACAAGCTGGCGGCTTGGCCAGTGACGGACGCATTGACATTTTGGATATTGTGCCGCAGAAAATACACGAACGCAGCCCTATTTTCCTGGGCTCCAAGCAGGATGTGGAGGAAGCGTTGAGTTATGTGCAAGCCGCGCAAAAGTAG
- the LOC126753386 gene encoding fructose-1,6-bisphosphatase 1 isoform X2 yields the protein METGQAFDSNAMTLTRFVLQEQRKFKHATGDLSQLLNCIQTAIKAIASAVRKAGIAKLHGIAGDINVQGEEVKKLDVLSNELFINMLKSSYTTALLVSEENENVIEVELERQGKYVVCFDPLDGSSNIDCLVSIGSIFAIYRRQTEGEPTIQDALQPGNKIVAAGYALYGSATAIVLSLGAGVNGFTYDPAIGEFILTDPNMRVPEKGKIYSINEGYASDWDAGVFGYIAAKKDPSKGKPYGARYVGSMVADVHRTIKYGGIFIYPATKSAPNGKLRLMYECNPMAFLMTQAGGLASDGRIDILDIVPQKIHERSPIFLGSKQDVEEALSYVQAAQK from the exons atggaGACCGGTCAAGCGTTCGATTCCAATGCCATGACATTGACGCGCTTTGTGCTGCAGGAGCAACGCAAGTTCAAACATGCCACCGGCGATCTCTCACAATTGCTCAACTGCATACAGACAGCCATCAAGGCCATCGCCTCGGCGGTGCGTAAAGCTGGCATAGCCAAATTGCATGGCATAGCGGGCGATATCAATGTGCAAGGTGAGGAGGTGAAGAAACTGGATGTGCTTTCGAATGAACTATTTATCAATATGTTAAAATCATCATACACCACGGCGCTGCTGGTGTCCGAGGAGAATGAGAATGTGATTGAGGTGGAGTTGGAGCGACAG GGTAAATATGTGGTCTGCTTCGATCCGCTCGACGGTTCTTCGAACATCGATTGTTTGGTCTCGATCGGTTCCATCTTCGCCATCTACCGGCGTCAAACCGAAGGTGAACCCACCATACAAGATGCATTGCAGCCGGGTAATAAAATTGTTGCCGCCGGTTATGCGCTCTATGGTTCAGCCACTGCTATTGTATTGAGTTTGGGTGCGGGCGTTAATGGTTTCACTTACGATCCGGCAATTGGTGAATTCATTTTGACCGATCCGAATATGCGTGTACCGGAAAAGGGTAAAATCTATTCGATTAACGAGGGTTATGCCTCCGATTGGGATGCGGGCGTATTCGGTTATATTGCTGCTAAAAAGGATCCCAGCAAAGGTAAACCATATGGTGCACGCTATGTTGGCTCGATGGTGGCCGATGTACATCGTACCATTAAATATGGTGGCATTTTCATTTATCCTGCAACTAAATCGGCGCCAAACGGTAAATTGCGTCTGATGTACGAATGCAATCCGATGGCATTTTTGATGACACAAGCTGGCGGCTTGGCCAGTGACGGACGCATTGACATTTTGGATATTGTGCCGCAGAAAATACACGAACGCAGCCCTATTTTCCTGGGCTCCAAGCAGGATGTGGAGGAAGCGTTGAGTTATGTGCAAGCCGCGCAAAAGTAG
- the LOC126753372 gene encoding tRNA-dihydrouridine(47) synthase [NAD(P)(+)]-like, whose amino-acid sequence MEPGICYIKEEYLVPEIKNNAAHKDPVEQDNKRKSVGDNATENEKPQKYQKTNKKERKRGQNKNRPVFKQDSSLFLCHSLMNGPDLEKCAHANCRYVHDLDAYLKSKPEDLGVKCPVFDAIGFCTRGVTCRFAKAHLDAEGRNIKSPYYDENKARTSMNGITSELQVRLRKREYDFTRSKQLVSQADKLRDERKKKGEVNDSENPVEDTIVEEKNTTEAIVEAVNPPDTEKPIGAVVDDAETGGRDIAQMPPVDFVEKLILSPLTTVGNLPFRRICKEFGADITCGEMACAVPLVKGLTQEWALTKRHASEDVFGVQLCGNNPNIIAQAAQLLQETASINYIDLNIGCPIELIYQHGGGSALMRRTNILETIVRSCSAMSPKIPFTVKMRTGVYADKSVAHELMPLVEEWGAAAVTLHGRSREQRYMKSANWQYIEECAAKVKHIPVIGNGDILNFEDYNEKMEQAPHVSSVMIGRGALIKPWIFKEIKEQKPWNPTSMQRFDILRRYVNYGLEHWGSDMKGVENTRRFLLEWQSFMYRYIPYELLANPPQQINQRPQKFRGRDEIETLMSSPNSTDWVRLSEMLLGPVPAGFEFVPKHKANAY is encoded by the exons ATGGAGCCTGGAATTTGCTATATAAAAGAGGa gTATCTTGTAcccgaaataaaaaacaatgctGCACACAAAGATCCCGTTGAGCAggataataaaagaaaatctgtCGGAGATAATGCAACAGAGAAtgaaaaaccacaaaaatatcaaaaaacgaataaaaaagaaagaaaacgtGGTCAAAATAAA AACCGCCCAGTATTCAAGCAAGACAGTTCGCTTTTCTTATGCCATTCATTAATGAATGGTCCTGATTTGGAAAAATGTGCACATGCAAATTGCCGGTATGTGCATGATCTAGATGCATACTTAAAGTCGAAACCCGAAGATCTGGGTGTAAAATGTCCAGTATTTGACGCTATAGGATTTTGTACGCGTGGTGTTACTTGCCGTTTCGCCAAAGCACATCTGGACGCTGAAGGTCGAAATATCAAGTCACCATATTATGACGAAAATAAAGCGCGCACAAGTATGAATGGAATAACAAGCG AACTACAGGTGAGACTTCGAAAGCGTGAGTATGATTTCACACGCAGCAAACAACTAGTCAGCCAAGCCGACAAATTGCGTGACGAAAGGAAAAAGAAAGGAGAGGTGAATGACAGTGAAAATCCTGTTGAAGACACAATTGTTGAAGAGAAAAACACTACTGAAGCAATTGTGGAAGCAGTGAACCCACCTGACACTGAGAAACCAATTGGTGCAGTTGTAGATGACGCCGAAACTGGTGGACGTGATATAGCGCAAATGCCACCTGTCGATTTCGTCGAAAAATTGATACTTTCTCCACTGACTACTGTAGGAAATTTACCATTTCGACGCATTTGCAAGGAATTTGGTGCAGATATAACATGCGGAGAAATGGCTTGCGCGGTACCACTTGTTAAGGGGCTCACTCAAGAATGGGCGCTTACGAAGCGGCATGCGAGCGAAGATGTATTTGGTGTACAGTTATGTGGCAATAATCCAAATATAATTGCGCAAGCCGCACAACTGCTACAAGAGACTGCAAGTATCAACTATATTGATCTAAACATCGGTTGTCCCATTGAATTAATCTATCAACATGGCGGTGGTAGTGCACTTATGCGGCGTACAAATATATTGGAAACAATTGTACGTTCATGTTCAGCAATGTCGCCAAAAATACCATTTACTGTGAAAATGCGTACCGGTGTCTATGCCGACAAGAGTGTAGCACATGAGCTTATGCCATTAGTGGAGGAGTGGGGTGCAGCTGCTGTGACG ttgcACGGACGTTCACGTGAGCAGCGTTACATGAAGAGCGCTAACTGGCAGTATATTGAGGAGTGTGCAGCAAAAGTAAAACATATACCAGTGATAGGCAATGGTGATATACTAAATTTTGAAGACTACAATGAAAAGATG GAACAAGCGCCACACGTTTCTTCTGTGATGATTGGACGCGGTGCCTTAATAAAACCTTGGATTTTCAAAGAGATTAAGGAACAAAAGCCTTGGAATCCCACTTCCATGCAACGTTTTGATATTTTACGTAGGTACGTTAATTATGGCTTGGAACATTGGGGCTCTGATATGAAAGGTGTGGAGAATACACGTCGCTTTTTGCTTGAATGGCAATCGTTCATGTATCGTTATATACCCTATGAACTATTGGCAAATCCGCCACAGCAAATCAATCAACGTCCCCAAAAGTTTCGTGGACGAGATGAAATAGAAACGTTGATGAGTTCGCCCAATTCAACTGATTGGGTACGTTTGAGTGAAATGTTATTGGGACCGGTGCCGGCTGGATTTGAATTTGTGCCAAAGCATAAAGCTAATGCATACTAG
- the LOC126753383 gene encoding GTP-binding protein 10 homolog produces MVQLFKCLLKAEKKVVRAHLRNAFIDSLRLTVRGGHGGNGVPKYGGIGGQGGCVYFVAKDGVSLRNVAQKYKTKRIAASSGEDSSKVRILGRRGLDERVEVPTGIQVYDESGQLLGDLNEDSATCIAAGGGTGGCTGNNFLGTPGDHRTVKLDLKLIADVGLVGFPNAGKSTLLKAISNANPKIASYPFTTIRPQIGTIEYPDLRQITLADLPGLIEGAHANIGMGHKFLKHVERTRLLLIMVDIFGFRLGAQHAKRDCLENIYALNKELELYDETLLDKPCVLLVNKMDLKGASDVYKAIKPIINNLEHGLEKCPEEIRPSKLINIERIIPISAKNEKRIDVVKEGLRDVLDNVAERKYVPDALELREQLKRKVGERGPKIT; encoded by the exons atggtgCAACTATTTAAGTGTTTATTAAAAGCTGAAAAGAAG GTTGTACGCGCTCACCTACGTAACGCTTTCATCGACAGTCTGCGTTTGACAGTACGTGGTGGACACGGAGGAAATGGCGTACCAAAGTATGGTGGCATTGGGGGTCAGGGTGGGTGCGTATATTTTGTGGCTAAAGATGGTGTCAGTCTGCGCAATGTAGCACAGAAGTACAAAACAAAGCGTATAGCGGCTTCTAGTGGTGAAGACAGCAGTAAAGTGCGTATACTTGGACGTCGAGGTTTGGACGAACGTGTCGAAGTGCCAACgggtatacaagtatatgacgAAAGTGGCCAGCTGTTGGGTGATTTAAATGAAGATAGTGCAACATGCATAGCAGCAGGCGGTGGCACTGGCGGTTGTACGggtaataattttttaggtACACCTGGTGATCATCGCACGGTAAAATTGGATCTAAAATTGATTGCCGATGTAGGCCTTGTTGGATTTCCTAATGCTGGTAAAAGTACACTGCTTAAAGCTATTTCAAATGCAAATCCGAAAATTGCCTCATATCCAT tCACAACTATACGTCCTCAAATCGGCACCATAGAATATCCTGATTTACGTCAAATAACCCTTGCTGATTTGCCTGGTCTCATTGAGGGCGCACATGCAAATATTGGCATGGGTCATAAATTTCTGAAACACGTCGAACGTACTCGTCTACTGCTCATTATGGTGGACATATTTGGCTTCCGTTTAGGTGCACAACATGCGAAACGAGattgtttggaaaatatttatgcgCTCAACAAAGAATTAGAACTATATGACGAGACGTTGTTGGATAAACCATGCGTGTTACTGGTAAATAAAATGGATTTAAAAGGTGCTTCCGATGTTTACAAAGCTATAAAACCAATTATCAATAATTTGGAGCATGGTTTAGAGAAATGTCCGGAAGAAATAAGACCATCAAAACTTATTAATATTGAACGTATTATACCTATATCTGCGAAAAACGAAAAACGCATCGATGTTGTTAAAGAGGGACTGCGAGACGTCCTTGATAACGTAGCGGAGCGAAAATATGTGCCTGATGCGTTGGAACTACGCGAACAATTAAAAAGGAAAGTTGGTGAACGAGGaccaaaaataacttaa
- the LOC126753382 gene encoding putative nuclease HARBI1: MDLDLATCLFSGLQTDCLQDKQYFCEEGRFTTMNVKKLFAKEVIAFVRCKELRVLPNPFDIPDDYFKNIFRLDKWLFQDFLLVLCLRTYYRPELDNNRMPFDLRVLTTLTYLAHGHFGALQHLDAFRGYAESILQQCVPEVCQIIVHFLATDYIVFPSNNEETLGIKHGFNSRYGIPHVVGVMDCFHVRLSKVAATQKQDFKCRHGNLAINVQVVCDNKYRFLNVNPRAPGGSSDIFVWKHSHIYGIMKNLFVTAPAWLIADRGYNLDDILINPYRNPRSLPDFRFNALLEAILGVLDTATIMLTSRFRCLKTILPYNHQIAANVVTACVTMHNYLLSKNCAIDEHLMSVVPKRKPLPNAMCEDIWTSGHENREYIKKYLYGLN, from the exons ATGGATTTGGATTTGGCCACTTGCCTATTTAGTGGGCTACAAACTGATTGTTTGCAggacaaacaatatttttgcgaAGAGGGTCGCTTCACAACCATGAAtgttaaaaagctttttgcaaAAGAAGTAATAGCATTTGTGCGTTGTAAGGAGTTACGAGTACTTCCTAATCCCTTTGACATACCGGATGATTA ctttaaaaatatttttcgactcGACAAGTGGCTCTTCCAGGATTTTTTACTTGTACTCTGTCTCCGTACCTACTATCGTCCAGAGCTAGATAATAATCGTATGCCATTCGATTTACGTGTATTAACGACGCTTACATACTTAGCGCATGGTCATTTCGGAGCATTACAACATTTAGATGCTTTTCGAGGCTACGCAGAAAGTATTTTACAACAATGTGTGCCCGAAGTATGCCAGATAATAGTACATTTTCTCGCTACCGATTATATTGT ATTCCCTTCAAATAACGAAGAGACTTTGGGTATTAAGCACGGTTTTAATTCTCGATACGGTATACCGCATGTAGTTGGTGTTATGGATTGTTTCCATGTACGTCTTTCTAAAGTGGCTGCAACACAAAAGCAAGATTTTAAGTGCAGACATGGCAATTTAGCAATTAATGTTCAagtg GTTTGTGATAACAAATATCGTTTCCTGAATGTGAATCCTCGAGCGCCTGGTGGAAGTAGTGACATATTCGTCTGGAAACATAGTCACATATATGGTATTATGAAAAATCTCTTTGTAACGGCACCTGCATGGCTAAttg CTGATCGCGGTTATAATTTAGATGATATCCTAATTAATCCTTATAGAAATCCAAGATCTCTACCGGATTTTCGATTTAATGCGCTTTTAGAAGCAATACTTGGCGTGTTAGATACTGCTACTATTATGCTTACATCACGTTTTCG TTGCCTCAAAACGATTTTGCCTTACAATCACCAGATTGCTGCAAATGTTGTCACCGCCTGTGTGACTATGCATAACTATTTGCTTTCCAAAAATTGTGCCATAGATGAACATCTAATGTCAGTGGTACCTAAACGTAAACCACTGCCAAATGCAATGTGCGAGGATATATGGACAAGTGGTCACGAAAATCgggaatatattaaaaaatatctgtatggactaaattaa